GGCAGTATCCAGTTGGTAGCGATGTAGATAGTCCCGCAGCCGGTCGAGATCACCATCGGTGGTGCCAGCATAAACGATCTGCCCGTTTACCAAGAAGACTAGCCAGGATTGGTGAGGCTCATCATTCTGCCCGGGGCGATCAGGTGCGATCGCAGGAGGATTAGGTCCATAGGTTTCCACGTAGAGCTCGCCAGTCCGCTGGCCCAACTCCAGGAGCTGCAGAATGCTGCGGATATCAATTTCGCTCAGGTAGCCCTGCATGAAGACAACGAAGTAGTGGGCAAACGCTAGATGTATCGGGGCTTTTCTAGGGAATCCGCAGGAATCCAGAGCCTAATCATACAGTCAGATGACTCGTATGCACTGCTGCCGGGCTATGATAGCCAGCTGCTCAACGCTCTGCTCTCAGTATAATTCGGGATTGCCTGGACGCAGTGACTTTACAGTGCCGCCGACTGAGGTGCCGCGGGGCTCCTTCACCTGAAGGTCCCACCGCAATTAGGTGTTTTTCCCAGGGTAGCAAGTGGCGTCGCCACTCCGGCCAGGATGCGCTAGTTTAGAGACATACTTGACTTCATCCCCATAATGCAAAGACTATACACAGTGTTTGCGAGTATGCCCGTATTTGCCAATTTGACGACTATTGGCATCTGAGCTGATTCAGCCAATGGCTGTCATCATAGGGCTACCACCATGAGACTAAAGCGGTCCTTAGAGCGCGACTAGGTGAACTAGAGTAATAAACTCCATCAGGGAGTGCGCAACAGCAAGTGCGTAATTAGAGGCAAGCATAACGAGGGCGACTGGCGTGCTGTATCTAGCAGAAGTGCAGAAAAAAGCTGGATTCATCGGTAGTGGTAAGCCAGAGTTCAAATTGCTTGCCTGTCAACGGTCAGAACAAAGCTGGAGTTCGGTGCCAGGGGACGAAGTGGTAGCGGCCCCTGATGATGCCACCTACAATGCCGGGGCTCTAGTGATGGTAGAGCTTAGTAATAATCGCCAGATTCAGCGCCATTACGAAGCTGGCCGGTCGTTGGTGACGATCCTGCAGACCTTCTCCAATCTCAGCAAGAAATATAAGACACAAGAAGAAGAAATTGAGCAGTGGAAACAGTCTCTGACGTTTCAGAGCCAGGAACTGAACCGCCGCGAGATGGACATGGAATCGCGGCAGGAGCAGTTAGAGCAGGCGGAGGCAGACCTAGACAAGCTAGATGAACAGCGTCAGGCCACCGAACAGGCCCAAGCAGAACTCGAGCAACTTCGAGCTGACTTAGAGCGTAAAAACCAAGACCTAGAGGGGGCCTGGGCTCATCTCAATGGTGAGATGAGGCGATTGGAAGAGCGCCAGGCCGAGATGGGTAATATCAGCCTGGATGAGGCCCAACTAGAACAACTCCAGGAAGCACTTGACCGTCTCACCAATGCCATCACGCCTACTGAGTCTGTTCGACAACAGTTAGACGCAGCCTTCGAGCACTGGAATCAACAGCAGGCGACCTTAGAGCACCATCAACAATCCTTAGGGCAGCAGCAGCAGGAATTAACCCAGCAACAGCAGCAGCAACAGCAGCAAATTAGTGAGCTGGAGTCTGCCTGGCAGAGCTGGCGGGATGGTGAGACGGCTCTGGCTGATCGTCGCACCGAGCTAAAGTTACAGCAGGCGCTAATCGTGGCTCACCAAGAGCGCATTACACTTCTATCGGAACAACTGCGAGATCAAGGAGCCTTACATAAGCAGATCTATGACCTGCTCAACACCACCGATAAGGTACGTCTCAGCAAGAAGGTGGATGTTGCGGCCTTAGAAGCCATGCCTTTGGAAACCTTGCAAACTCTGGTCAGTGAGTTAGAGCAGGATCTAGAAAAGGTATCTCGCTTCGTCATCGATCAAGAAGAGGAGCTGACCTTACAGCAACAAGCTATTGATGAGCTCAAGCATAAAATTGAGCAATCTAGTGAATTTGATCGGCTGCAGTTGGAAACTGAATTGGCCGATGAGCAAGATCGCTACCAAATGCTGAATGAAACCCTGGTGGGCCAGCGTCGTAATCTACTAGAGCGAGAAGAGGTACTCAGCCAACACCAGGCCCTGCTGCGACGGCGCCAGGGCCATGCCACCGAGGAGGCTCCGGCATCAGCCGTAGAGCTAGAGCCCGTGTTAGATAAGCTCGATGAGCTCCGGCAACAAACCAATGATGAACTGCATACTCTAGAAACTCAGGCAAAGCAGATGCAGGAGTCGGTGGCTACCCTAAGAACTGAGACCGAGCAAATGGCGGCTGCTCAGGGGACCCGGCGGGAAGAATTGCAGACCCAGGAGAACCAAGTTCGGGAGCGTCAACAGGCCTTAGGCTGCCTCCAGGGCAAGGTAGATCTCTATGGCGAACTGCTGCCTGCCGCTAAGGAGCGCCTTGATCAAGGGAAGCAGACCCTCGATGCGATCGCATCTTCCCTGGCCCAACTGCAAGAATCGAGCGACTATCAACTCCAGGCAATCACTGAGATGCGCCAGACCGTGTTTACCCTGGCTGCGGAAGGCACTGAACAGCTAGCCACCCCATAAAATGACCAGATTCAACCTATGATTTGGGTAAACGAACAAATCGATCCCTGCGGCCTTATTTATTCCTGTATTGCCTGTCGTGACGAAAACCAAGCTCGGGCTTGCCACGAATCGTTTCAAGCCAACTTAACCCAAGACCAAATTGACCACGGCTGGATAGCTCAGCTACGAACCGTGGAGTCGTGGGAAGAAGTGCCTGTCAATGCCCTCAAATTAGACTAGTAGTTCGTGGCAGACATTGCCTTACCTTTCTGCTCCCAGCTCCCCAGTTGTCGCTGTTAAATTCAGATTAGCCGTGCCACTAGTCGGCCCTGTCTAAGATCCTCGCCAGTGCCAGCGCTGATCTAGCAATGTCTTACTGAGCACCCTCAGAGGTTCCGAGGTTTCTCCAGAGAACAAGGCAAAGTCCACCGGCCCCATATAGGACTCGATCTGCTCTGCTAACTCTTGCAACAGCGGATCACTCAAGCAGATCCGGCTAGGTAGCCGTACAACCATTAGCGGCAGCTCGTCTTGACCAGCACTTGGCACTAAACTCCACTCACACTGATCCAACATGTCTCGCACCGTTTCACTCAGCACAGCCCGAAACCGGTGCATCTGTTGGCACTTGATCTGCAGTTCTTGCAACAGACTTCGATCCGTAGAGGTCATAAGAGAAAAGCACGCAGCCTTTGAACAACCGGCAATCACAACAACTCGACTCCACCCCAGCTTGGTAAGATTAGAGTCTCAAGGGACCAGCCATCCCAGCACCTGAGCATCAGCCAAGACCTCAAGTTGGTCTAAACATTTTCCGCCCACTCCCATCCCAGATCTCAAGAGAGATACCCATCACCTATCTACACTTAAAAGTTTAGGCCTAGCCTCCATTGATAGAGTTGAAGATTTTCTATGAATCCTCATATTAAGCTGGCTCAGTTCCTCAAACAGAATCAACTGGTACAAACTGGTGGCGAAGCTAAACTCATGATTCAAAATGGCGATGTCAGGGTCAACGGTGCCCTAGAAACTCGACGGGGTCGTAAACTCGTCGACGGCGATCGCGTCAGCCTTCAAGGACAGACCCACGTAGTGCACTTATCCCGCCAGGACACCCCTTAGCCTCCCTCGACCACCCATCACCTTATCCCTAGCTGTTTCCCGTTGGACACCGCCATTCCGACTCTTGGGCAAACCCGTTACAATTTAGACACGACATTACTTCATAGAATCAAGAAGCACAGAGTCAAGCAACAGAGTCAAGGAGTGTATGGTACCTACCGTCGAAATTTATACCTGGAGTCGCTGCCCATTCTGTAGTCGCGCCAAAGCATTACTCGATAGTAAAAATGTAGACTATACCGAATACTGCATCGACGGAGATGACCAAGCCAGGGCGGCCATGGCAACTCGCGCTAATGGCCAACGGTCTCTACCCCAAATTTTCATTGGCGATCAGCATATCGGCGGTTGCGATGATTTGTACAGTCTCGATGCCCATGGGCAACTCGACGATTTACTGCAAGTCAGCTCTGTATAGTACCGAAATTGGCTTTTAATAAATGCTGTTCGCAGTAATTGCGCGCGATTGCTAGATCAATCATGGTATTCCAGACAGACATAAACCTCCTTACCAAGGGGCATGGAGACATGCACGACATTACCGATCAGGTTAATAGCATCGTGCAACAGTCTGGGATTACTCAGGGTATGGTGAATATTTTCAACATAGGTAGCACTGCTACGGTAGGAACCATCGAATTTGAGCCTGGCCTCCAGCAAGATTTGCCCTCGCTATTGAATCGCCTAATTCCACCCAGCCGTGATTACGGCCATGAACAAACTTGGCATGATGGCAATGGCCACTCTCATCTACAAGCCACTTGGATGGGGCCTTCCCTTACGGTTCCCATTCGTAATGGCACCTTGGTCCTTGGCACCTGGCAGCAGATCTTTCACCTAGAATGTGACATCCGCCCCCGACAACGCGCCTTAGCCATTACTATCTATGGCCACGGACATTAGAAGCCCCTTGTCCCCTGCCGGTGTGTTCCCATAGGGTGACTACTGCCGGGACAACTAACTCTAAACTAACTCTAAGCGCATCGCCGGAAGTGGCGATGCGCCATCTCAAGGAAACCTAGTGACGCTCAGGTACCGGTCGAGGTGGTAGCTGCCGTTGTCTGGTAAGCGCGACCATTGTGATGATTCCCATCGGACTTACGCGGCTGTAGCAATCCATAGCCACCATGATTTCGCTCATAAATAACGTTGATTTCGCCCGTATCGGCGTTGCGAAACATATAGAAATCGTGGTCCACCAACTCTAACTGCTCTAGAGCGTCCTGAACGGTCATCGGTGGCATGGCAAAATACTTGGTGCGTACCACCTGCTCAGGCAGCTGAGGCTCCTTAGACTGTAACAGCTGTGACACATCCGAGGCAGCATCACTCTCAATAAGCGCATCGTTGGGCTTGACTGAAGTATGGTTCTTACTTTGACGTTTTTCCTTATATTTTCGCAATTGGCGACTGATCTTATTGGCCACCAAATCAATACTGGCGTAGAGGTTGTCACTACTTTCCTCTGCCCTCACTACAGCACCATTTATGTAGAGGGTTACTTCTGCCGATTGCTTGGTGCTTATCCGAGGGTTGCGAGCTATGGAGAGAGTCACATCGACTTCGTTCGTTAAATGCTGAAAGTGGCTCGCAGCCTTTGATATTTTTTGCTGAACGTAGTCGCGGATAGCGTCTGTGATTTCAATATTTTTACCCTGGATAACAAGCTTCATACAGCTGCCTCCGAATTGATATGTCAGCCTATGTTCTCACCCTAGCACTTTGTATTTTGCCCAACAGCTTCCGTTAGGATCTTTTGCATCCGTTGATAATTCTTGATTTCAGAGCTTAATCTAAGGACTAACTCCCGTAAAATTGCCCTTGTGCTGGCCGCAAACTGTTACCTACAGAACAATACTCTCCCTGACGTAACGAACTATGACAGCCCGCGTATGTTATCTTCATCAACCAGGTCTAGTTGCCTATGCGGAGGCTTGGGCTTGGCAGCAGCAACTGGTGAAACGGGTTCAGTCTAGTCAGTATCCAGGAGATGTCTTATTGCTCTTAGAGCATCCACCAGTCTATACCCTCGGGAAAGGGGCCGATACAAGCTTTTTAAGATTTAAGCCTGACCAGAGTCCCTACGCCGTCTATCGAGTAGAACGGGGTGGGGAGGTTACCTTTCACTGTCCCGGACAGCTTGTGGGCTATCCAATTTTGGATTTACGGTACCATCGCCAGGATCTACATTGGTATCTGCGACAGCTAGAGCAGGTCCTAATTGATACCCTGAAGCATTACCACCTGGTCGGAGAGCGCATTCCTGGCCTGACAGGCGTCTGGCTTGATGGGGTTAAGGTGGGCGCGATTGGCATTAAGGTGAGTCGTTGGGTCACGATGCACGGCTTTGCTCTCAATATTTGCCCTGACTTATCAGGGTTTCACCGTATCATCCCCTGTGGCATCACCGATCGTCCGGTGGGTAGCCTGACCCAGTTCTGTCCTGGTATTACTGTCGCATCCGTACAATCAGTTCTGATTGATGCATTTGCCCGGGTATTTTCACTGACACTGCAGACAGTGGCTGACCAATACCGATGACGGGGAAGCGGTGGCTGTCTGCAAGCGATGAGCAGTTGGTGTCAGGCCTATTTGTGATCGGCGTACCGATTTAAGGGACAATACTGAGCCATACTAGGATCAACCCATGACTGGACGTTTCTAGTGATGGCTAGGCCCTATTCCCCTCAAGGCTACGATGAATACGTGCGAGGATTGCTACGCTATAGCGAACAGGTAACCTCAACCACGCCTCGTATCTCTAGCTACCCAATGGGTACTAGTAGACAGGCAGCTCAATTGGAGGATGAGCTGCCTATTTATGCTGTGCCCACTCCAGGGGAATACTCTCATCTCGCTAGCCTACTACGGTCGCGGGATGCGATCGCATTACATCATCTATTCAGCCACGACTCCATTGCTGAGATAGAGGCGGATGTTTGCCAGTACCTACAACAGTTATCCCCAGAACCCGCCTGGGATGTTGAACCCTATGAGTTCCTGCGCCAGTTCCTGTGAACATCCCTAGAACGGAATATCGTCATAGTCCGGCTCTGCCTCTGTCATAGCGGGGGCCGTTGGCGATGGAGGAGCTTTCACAGTTTGTGATGGGGCTGCAGCCTCATCACTCGGTGTCATAGCCGCCGCCATTTGCAAACTTCCCAGTTGAGAGAGGTGATGAATTCGGCGAACGATCATTTCAGCCTGTTTTTCGCGAAATCCCTCTGGCCGCTCTATGGAGTCAATCCGCAGCCGCCCCTCCACTAATATCCGATCCCCTTCGTGATACTGCGCCTGAATCTCTTGGGCGAGATTGCCCCATCCTACGGCCTTCATACGCTCTGAAGCATCTTCTGATCGGAGCCCAGGAAATTGAATCACAAACTCCGCCACAGGGGTTTGGGTATCGGAGGTATACCG
This portion of the Halomicronema hongdechloris C2206 genome encodes:
- a CDS encoding RNA-binding S4 domain-containing protein, with the translated sequence MNPHIKLAQFLKQNQLVQTGGEAKLMIQNGDVRVNGALETRRGRKLVDGDRVSLQGQTHVVHLSRQDTP
- the grxC gene encoding glutaredoxin 3; translation: MVPTVEIYTWSRCPFCSRAKALLDSKNVDYTEYCIDGDDQARAAMATRANGQRSLPQIFIGDQHIGGCDDLYSLDAHGQLDDLLQVSSV
- a CDS encoding secondary thiamine-phosphate synthase enzyme YjbQ; its protein translation is MVFQTDINLLTKGHGDMHDITDQVNSIVQQSGITQGMVNIFNIGSTATVGTIEFEPGLQQDLPSLLNRLIPPSRDYGHEQTWHDGNGHSHLQATWMGPSLTVPIRNGTLVLGTWQQIFHLECDIRPRQRALAITIYGHGH
- a CDS encoding glycogen debranching protein, yielding MIWVNEQIDPCGLIYSCIACRDENQARACHESFQANLTQDQIDHGWIAQLRTVESWEEVPVNALKLD
- a CDS encoding single-stranded DNA-binding protein, with the protein product MNYCMLMADIVQAPQLRYTSDTQTPVAEFVIQFPGLRSEDASERMKAVGWGNLAQEIQAQYHEGDRILVEGRLRIDSIERPEGFREKQAEMIVRRIHHLSQLGSLQMAAAMTPSDEAAAPSQTVKAPPSPTAPAMTEAEPDYDDIPF
- the lipB gene encoding lipoyl(octanoyl) transferase LipB, yielding MTARVCYLHQPGLVAYAEAWAWQQQLVKRVQSSQYPGDVLLLLEHPPVYTLGKGADTSFLRFKPDQSPYAVYRVERGGEVTFHCPGQLVGYPILDLRYHRQDLHWYLRQLEQVLIDTLKHYHLVGERIPGLTGVWLDGVKVGAIGIKVSRWVTMHGFALNICPDLSGFHRIIPCGITDRPVGSLTQFCPGITVASVQSVLIDAFARVFSLTLQTVADQYR
- the hpf gene encoding ribosome hibernation-promoting factor, HPF/YfiA family, with protein sequence MKLVIQGKNIEITDAIRDYVQQKISKAASHFQHLTNEVDVTLSIARNPRISTKQSAEVTLYINGAVVRAEESSDNLYASIDLVANKISRQLRKYKEKRQSKNHTSVKPNDALIESDAASDVSQLLQSKEPQLPEQVVRTKYFAMPPMTVQDALEQLELVDHDFYMFRNADTGEINVIYERNHGGYGLLQPRKSDGNHHNGRAYQTTAATTSTGT
- the hmpF gene encoding pilus motility taxis protein HmpF; protein product: MLYLAEVQKKAGFIGSGKPEFKLLACQRSEQSWSSVPGDEVVAAPDDATYNAGALVMVELSNNRQIQRHYEAGRSLVTILQTFSNLSKKYKTQEEEIEQWKQSLTFQSQELNRREMDMESRQEQLEQAEADLDKLDEQRQATEQAQAELEQLRADLERKNQDLEGAWAHLNGEMRRLEERQAEMGNISLDEAQLEQLQEALDRLTNAITPTESVRQQLDAAFEHWNQQQATLEHHQQSLGQQQQELTQQQQQQQQQISELESAWQSWRDGETALADRRTELKLQQALIVAHQERITLLSEQLRDQGALHKQIYDLLNTTDKVRLSKKVDVAALEAMPLETLQTLVSELEQDLEKVSRFVIDQEEELTLQQQAIDELKHKIEQSSEFDRLQLETELADEQDRYQMLNETLVGQRRNLLEREEVLSQHQALLRRRQGHATEEAPASAVELEPVLDKLDELRQQTNDELHTLETQAKQMQESVATLRTETEQMAAAQGTRREELQTQENQVRERQQALGCLQGKVDLYGELLPAAKERLDQGKQTLDAIASSLAQLQESSDYQLQAITEMRQTVFTLAAEGTEQLATP